CTCGCCCCCGAGGTGCTCGACGTGGTGCGCGAGCTGGTGCGCAAGGTCGTCGAGGAGCTCACCGGCCGGCTCCAGCTCGACGTCCGCCGCGCGCTGACCGGCCGCCGCAGCCAGCACCGCCACTCGCCGATGAAGGTCGCGGCCAACTTCGACCCGCGCGGCACGATCCGCCGCAACCTGCGCCACGTCGACCCGCGCACGCGCCAGATGGTGCTGGCCGACGTGCGGTTCTTCGAGCGCAACGCGCGCCACCTGCCGTGGGACGTCGTGCTGTGCGTCGACCAGAGCGGGTCGATGTACTCCTCGGTCGTGCACAGCGCGGTGATGGCCTCGATCCTCTCGGCGCTGCCGGCCTTCCGGGTGCGGCTGGTCGTGTTCAGCACCGAGGTGGTCGACCTGACCCCGGTCGTCGACGACCCGGTGGAGACGCTGATGTCGGTCAGCCTCGGCGGGGGCACCGACATCGCGCGGGCGGTCGGCTACTGCGCCGGGCTGGTGGAGAACCCCGCCCGCACCGTGCTCGTGCTGGTCACCGACTTCCAGGAGGGCGGGTCACGGCGCGACCTCGTGCGGCAGGTCAAGCGCCTGGCCGAGTCCCGGGTCCGGCTGCTCGGGCTGGCCGCCCTCGACAAGGACGCCAAGCCGTCCTACGACCGGGAGATGGCGGCCCGCCTCGCGGCCTGCGGCATGGAGATCGCGGCCCTCACCCCCGACAGGCTCGCGGCCTGGCTGACCGAGGTGACGTCGTGAGGCCGGTTCGGAAACCGACCCCCGAGGTGACCTCGTGAGCGCGGTGTCGGCGGCGCGTGAGGTCGAGCGGGCCGAGGCGCGGGAGCGGGTCCGCGCGGCGACCCGCACGCTGCTGCACGACCTCGTCAGGGTGGGGGTCGCGCACCTGTCCCCCGACGCCCGGCAGCGCGTCGAGACGACCGCGCTCTGGGCCCAGTCGGCCGACTACTGGCGGCTGGCCGACCTGCTGCGCCGCGTCGAGGACCAGGCCGAGCTGCTGCTGACCCGGTCCTCCCGCGGCGACGAGCGGACCCTGCTCGACCTGGTCGCCCTGGCGGCTGCGCTCGTCGACGCGCTCGACGCCTCCCCCGACGAGCCCCGGCTGGTCGGCAGCGCCCGGCAGCGCTACGAGCCGGTGTCGGGCATCGACCTGGTCGGGCTCGGCGGCATGGCGTGGGCGCGCACCGGCTACGTCGGGCTCACGTGCCTCTTCTGGCAGCCCGACGAGCTGCGCTTCCTGTCCTGGACCGACGCCCGTCCCGACTCGATGTGGGGCTTCGACGCCCGCAAGAGGTATGACGCCTACGGCCCGTGGACGGGTCTGGGCAGCCCCCGCCGGGCCACGGGCCGCGGGGTGTTCCTCGAGGACGCCCGGATCAGCGAGCAGGGCCGCATCTCGGGGGTCGAGGCCACCCAGGCCCGGATGGGGCCGGGCCGCGGCCGGCTCCGCACCCTCGACGTCGTGTCGCGGTGGGCCGAGCTCGGCCGCCGCGAGCACCGGTCGCTGCTCGACCCCGGCAACCCCCTGCTGGAGTGGGCCGTCCTCCGGCCCGACGAGGTCGGTCCGGCCCGCTTCGACCCCGTGCGCCAGGTGGTGCGCCGCGAGCTGGTCGACGAGGCCGGCGACGTGCTGCCGCTCGAGCTGCGATGGACCCCGGCGACCGCGCACGCCGTGGCCCGGGTGGAGGGGCTCGACCTCCCCGAGGGCGCGTGGCTGGTCTGCCGGGTCCCCCGCACCTCGGCCGGGTTCGTGGCCGAGCCGCTGTCCGTCGTACTCCCCGACGAGGGGCGGGTCGACTGCCTGCACTTCGACGACGCACCAGGCGCCGAGCAGGTGCGCGAGCGCCGCAGCCAGGTCGGCCCGGACCC
This genomic window from Nocardioides marmoribigeumensis contains:
- a CDS encoding VWA domain-containing protein, encoding MDDLDRWRLVLGRYAHEQLGESAGEEERRREEALDFLYQREYAGRDVRGPDDTSSDDGPGLPELVAWLDGVRELFPGSTAEVVERHALERYGLVELIGDPDVLARLEPSPALLATVLALREHLAPEVLDVVRELVRKVVEELTGRLQLDVRRALTGRRSQHRHSPMKVAANFDPRGTIRRNLRHVDPRTRQMVLADVRFFERNARHLPWDVVLCVDQSGSMYSSVVHSAVMASILSALPAFRVRLVVFSTEVVDLTPVVDDPVETLMSVSLGGGTDIARAVGYCAGLVENPARTVLVLVTDFQEGGSRRDLVRQVKRLAESRVRLLGLAALDKDAKPSYDREMAARLAACGMEIAALTPDRLAAWLTEVTS